The genomic window AACAAAGTCGGGCGATGTTTTGATCCTCCTGTAAGTTGCTCTACTGGTCTCCAAAGCACACGTTGTAGACCTGGGATGTAGCCCCGAAAACTTCCTAGGTCCCATACACATCACCTCTCCCCAAAGTCCAACCTATTTGCCCATCATCTCTCCTCTCATCAAACCCACCGTTAACCCTTACGCCAACCTCTACTCCACATACATGGTACCCTTGGCCCTTGCGCGTGATCCTAAACATTCGTCCTCTCGAGAGTATACAGCCGCCAAAACCATTGAGAAATACGTACCGAAATCCTTCAGAGAAGAAAGCGATATCCTTGACCAGGTCACCGGCGGATACACGAGCCATGTGAGAAAATCTTGGAGTAAGCTGAATATCAAGACTGAAAAAGGCAGAGTCGTTGTTGGCTTGCGGGAGAGcaaggatgaagaagttgTCAAGGAGCTAGGCTTGAGAGTGGGCAGGATCGACGGTATCAAGAAGGATAAGAAATGGTGGAAGCTATAGGGATTATAATTTGGGTGGATCGCCAGCTATGGTACCTTGGTTTATATTGCATACGTAGTTCTGTCCCCGCCCCTCTTGATGTTGTTGACATGCCACAATCTACTCTTTGTTGAAAAGCTCGACTAGAGTCCTCTTTGCAAGGTGTCTTGAAAGAATTTTTGCATGCTGATTGTTGTAGAGAATAATGCGAATATGTGTTATGATGTACAAGCAGGAGACTTTTGAATCTATGGCCTACAATGGTGATTGATGGATCAGAAGCCTGCAGGTTCATTAGTCATTGTGGCACCCTTTTTCAAAAACTGATGAACTTACAACAGTCACAATCGAAGGGACATAGGGGTGTACCACCAGCCTCTGGGTCAATCTGGAGTTCAGCCTCCTTATAGATTAGGAAGCCTTCTTCAGTCTTTCGCCCTTCAAATTGCAAGTCAGAAAAGCAATAAGAGTCGTGAAGAGCCGACTCACTTGGCCCGGTACCCCTAGAATCTCTGAAAatctcatcatcttcatcctctttcctATCCCTCTTGGTTcccttgtccttctttGTCTTTGTTGTCACTGGCGGTTCGGGAATAACGACAGGAATAGTCGATGGGTCTACCACCGTCTCCACCTTACTTGAAGACTCCTGTCCATCCTCGTCGGGGACAAAAGCCGTTacagtcttcttcttcttctttttcttctctccgCCTTCAGTGTTGATAGGAACATCTGCAGGTTCTTCGGTGGAAACAGCCTTTGACTTgcccttgctcttctttttctcgGGTTCGACAACAGACTCTGGTTTGCTCTTGCTGACTTTGGGCTTGGCAAAGATGTCGTCAATATCGGCTGCCGTGGCCTGGGCAGGTTTGGCGGGCTTAGTGGTGGCGGTGGTACTGATCTTCTTGGGCATTTTAAAAGTACTTAGTTGTCGAGGAGTTGCTGACCAAAAATTCGAAAACGACGAATATTGTGATTTCAGAATCGAGGCGCCGcggttttttttttttttccgCGGACGTCGCATGGACACATCCCCCTTCTGTTACCCACCTTGCTTTATTTACACTCCTTCTGCTTGTATGACCTCTGAATGGAAAGAGCATACCAGAATTGAAGAGTATCTGCTTGCATGAGCGATAGCATGAACAATATGATCCTATGTACATTGGCTGCATGCCCGATCCATGTCTAACGTTAAGAGAAAAAATAGAGAAATTGAAATGCCAAACAATCTGTACCAGATGATAATCGAGGTCGTAAGAAACACAACACCAAAACCGAGAAAAATTCCCTACACCCGGGTCTAGTCTACCTTCCTCCACCACTATCCCTGATCTTTTCTACCACTCTCTCATTGAGCCACAGCGAAAGCCACGACAGAGGTATCCGAGTGACTCAATGAGACCTTGACGCTCTTACCACCAGCTGCAGCAAGCGCATCTCCGCTCAGCTTGACAGTCGGTCCAGAAGGTGTAGAGACAatctcaatctccttcaaAGGAGCACCAGCGCCCTTGGAGGGGACAGAGAGAGCCTTGAACACGGCTTCCTTGGCAGCCCATCGACCAGCAAAGGAGGCAACGGGGTCGGCAGCAGAGCTACAGTAGGAGATTTCATCGGCAGTGAAGTTGCGTTCACGGAAGGTCTCGGAGGTGGGGACACTAGAGATGAGCTCGGTGTCGACACTATGTTTTGTCAACAATGCTTCttttttaaaaaaaaattatCCGGCGAAACTTACCCCACACCAGAGAGAGCACCAGCCTGGTCGAACATGGCTTTCAAAGTCTCGGCGTTCTTAACATCAACAGGAACCTTTGTGGGCAACTTGCCCTGGAAGGCAAAAGAGTTTTTGCTAGGTCCAGCCCTGGCAAGAGGGTTCAATAAGACGCCGCCTTCAAGCTCAGCAGTGTAAGGAGGTCCTTCCTTGATCTGCACCAtgttgttgttgacaaGAGCAGAGGACATTCGAGAGTAGGTGTCGAGTTCACGGTCCTGTCGTCGCTTCTTGTACGCCTCGAGCTCATGGGCCTGAAGAGCG from Cryptococcus gattii WM276 chromosome E, complete sequence includes these protein-coding regions:
- a CDS encoding uncharacterized protein (Similar to TIGR gene model, INSD accession AAW43790.1) → MPKKISTTATTKPAKPAQATAADIDDIFAKPKVSKSKPESVVEPEKKKSKGKSKAVSTEEPADVPINTEGGEKKKKKKKTVTAFVPDEDGQESSSKVETVVDPSTIPVVIPEPPVTTKTKKDKGTKRDRKEDEDDEIFRDSRGTGPRRKTEEGFLIYKEAELQIDPEAGGTPLCPFDCDCCF